The DNA window GTTGGGAGGTCATTGGCATGGACCAAGCAATGAAAACTGCTCCCTCTGATGTCACACTGAGGAGTGGGAGCAAACTGAGGTGATAGTTTTGAATCCCAGTAACTGCCTCAAAGGGAAGTCTTCCCTCTCTAATGTAAAATCCAGACAACTAATTTCCTTGggttctttgagaactctcctGTCCCGGAACAAAAAAGGCCTGACACAAATCCTCACCCGGTATTCTATTTGAAGAGCCAGCTACCCATAAATGGGGCAGGCGGAAGTGGGGTCCTGATTTCCCATCGAGCCGCCTGTGATTTCCTATCCAGCCGCCTGTGGTTGAGGCCCTTGGTGAGAGAAGTACCCTGCGGCCGTGTCTGTGCGGTGGAGAGGTGAGAGACCTTCCCAGGGCTCTCGAGTTGCCTTGTGGCGCAAGCTAACTTATGAATATAACCCCGGGAAGCCCCACAACAGATCCTAAAAACCACCCCAGGCAGGCCTCCCTGTGAACCGGCGGCCACATTGGCGCAGCCTCTCGGCCTTGGGACTCTTCTCCAGAGTTCCCGGATGTGGACGTTATGCCCAGAGGCCCCAGCCTGTGTGGGCCCAGCAGTCTTCTCCATGAATGGAGGCCTTGGCGGGGGGTTTGGAGGACTATCACTGTAGCATGGAGGGGGGCGATTGCCACTCAACTGAAGTACTGGGGAGGAGGTTTTGAAGACTCGGGAAGATTCTTAATGAGAAGCGGGTGAGCAAACACGTCGCTCCAATATGGTGGCCGCAAAGGTCAAGGCAGGGCTAAATACTTGCTGGTTGGCAAATCAGCAAAGTGGGAGATTTGCCCAAGGACCCGGGAACGCTCAGAGTGCAGTGCGTGCTGGAAGACAGCAGAAGGGGCTTTATAAATAAAGCCTAGACAGCATGGTGTCCATTGAATTTGCCAGGTGTGAAGTGTTCTTATGCCCCCCCCCCGccgacccccacacacaccatgtgGTAGAGGCAAAGACTGTAGCTTTAATTCAGAGCAGCAGAGGGAAGCGGGGACCCAGACCTTGCCAAAAGTGTTTAAGGTAAACCAGAAGCACTGAGACACCTCAACACAGGGACTCTGGCACACATGCCCTGCTCTCGTCTCAGGAGACCACAAACTGAGCTATCATGCATTGTCCGGACAAGCTCTTATTTCCTCCGCAAGGTTGACAGGAAGCAGAGtggccacaaaaacaaaacaattgtgTATCTCCAGAAGCTGCCTTCCAGGAAACTAGGGCAGGATGCCTTATGTAAAGCATGTTCGCTCTCTATCCGGTAAGGCATGATACTGACACTTTGTCAATTTCTCCTCTCCAGATTTGGCAGTTTCTTGCCTGAATTCCTGCCTGCTGTCCGTGAGACCAGCCATCATGCCTAGGGGCCACAAGAACAAGGGCCGCTCGCGTGCCAAGCATCACCAGGCACATGCTCAGATCGAGTGTGTCCAGGGAGCTGAACCTTCTGCAGAGGTGGAAGCAGTATCTCCTCCCGTTGGCCACGACGACCTTGCCATGTCCCTTTCTGCCTGCACTCTCCAGGGAGCTGCATCCCCTGGGTCTCCTGACGCAGCCTCTGATGTAGGTGCTGAGGGTACTATTGTAGGTGCTAAAGAGGAAGGTTCAAGCGCGTCTCAGGCAGCAGGCTCCCCGCAGCCCACAGGCAAAAATTCCATCAGTAGAAAAGCCAGTATGTTGCTGCACTTCCTGCTGGAGAAGTACGAGCAGGAGGAGCCCATCAAGCATGCTGATATGGCGAAGTTGATCGGCAGGAAATACCTGACGCATTTCCCTGACATCCTGAGGAGAGCCACTGAGCAGATGGAGTTTATCTATGGCCTAGAGTTGAAACAAGCCAATCCTAGTAGTCTCTCCTATTCTCTTGTTAGTAAGCTGGGTCTCTCCCCTGGGGAAAATCTCAGAAGCAGAAAAGATTTGTCAAAGAAGGGTCTGCTGATGATGCTTCTTGGTGTGGTCTTACTGAATGGCAACCGTGCCACTGAGCATCAAGTCTGGAAATTCCTGAATTTGTTGGGTCTATATGCAGGGCAAAGGCACCCCATTTTTGGAGAGCCCCGGAAGATCATCACCAAAGATCTGGTAGAGGAAAGTTACCTAGAGTACCACCTGGTGCCAGGCAGTGTGCCCCCATGCTATGAGTTCCTCTGGGGTCCCAGAGCCTATGTTGAAACTACCAAGCTGACGGTTCTAGAAGCTTTAGCCAAGATGAATGATACCACCCCTGATGCCTACCCTATTCTATATGAGCAGGCTCttaaagaaaaggcagagagagcaggGAAGAAAGGTGAATCTGGGGATGGCTCTGGTGCCAGGGCCATTGGTCATGCTAGCTGAAAGTCCAGGAGAAATCCCAACTCCTAGCTGTGCCCCAGTTAAATTCTTCACTTTGTGTTTTGAAGACCCATCAGCCTTGTAAATAGTTAAGGTTTTATGTCATGGAGGTGGGAATTTATGTCTTTTGGATTACACCTGTGCAAAGCATATATAAGATACCTatcttataaaatttattttgcaaatattCATTTTGTTGAACAGTAATTTGTTTCATAGTGTAAGTTGCTTAATACTATCCCTGACACATGCATTGAGTGTTACCACTTTTACTAATAAAGGTTTGGTTTGCAAGCAGTGTAAAAGcctgaagtattttattttatttttttttttccttttgaccgCTGGATAAGGTAACATGTCATTGGGAAAGTGATTTTCATGGAAATGTGATGCGGTCTCACATGGTGTTGATATGATTATTCAtaattggatatatatatatatatatatatatatgtatatatatatgtgtgtgtgtgtgtgtgtgtgtgtgtgtgtgtgtgcgtgtgtgtgtgtgtatgtgtgttgcatTTATCTTGTAATACCAAAAATTGTTATAACCTTGGTTCTGCTTGGTCTGCTAAAACTGGAAGAAATTGCTACAAATGTTACCTCTGATTTACTACTGAttacttcattcttctttttcttcttcttcttttttctcgaggtagggtctcactgtagtccaggctgacctggaattcactatgtagtctcagggtggccttgaattcacggtgatccacctacctctgcctcccgagtgctgggattagaggtgcacaccaccacccCAGGCTCAACTTCATTATTCTTTTTCAAACATCAAGTGATTAAGTTCTTTTTGGAAGACATTCCCATTGAATAGCACTAGAGATGGCAAGAAGAAAATGACACTGCCACTGTTCAGAGGATTTCATTTTATGAGAGTAGCTATCCAGCTTTTGATTAGGTGGGCTTTTAAAATATAGAGAATTACTTGATATGTGGaagatgatattttttttaataagccaaGAGTAAATGGTCTGATCAAGGTAATTTGGAGTATTCAAAAATACATTTAACGGCTGGGGCTAAggatcaat is part of the Jaculus jaculus isolate mJacJac1 chromosome X, mJacJac1.mat.Y.cur, whole genome shotgun sequence genome and encodes:
- the LOC123456661 gene encoding melanoma-associated antigen B4-like, with amino-acid sequence MPRGHKNKGRSRAKHHQAHAQIECVQGAEPSAEVEAVSPPVGHDDLAMSLSACTLQGAASPGSPDAASDVGAEGTIVGAKEEGSSASQAAGSPQPTGKNSISRKASMLLHFLLEKYEQEEPIKHADMAKLIGRKYLTHFPDILRRATEQMEFIYGLELKQANPSSLSYSLVSKLGLSPGENLRSRKDLSKKGLLMMLLGVVLLNGNRATEHQVWKFLNLLGLYAGQRHPIFGEPRKIITKDLVEESYLEYHLVPGSVPPCYEFLWGPRAYVETTKLTVLEALAKMNDTTPDAYPILYEQALKEKAERAGKKGESGDGSGARAIGHAS